The following proteins are co-located in the Chloroflexia bacterium SDU3-3 genome:
- the rplK gene encoding 50S ribosomal protein L11: MAKKVVGVVKLQLPAGKATPAPPVGPALGSYGINIMAFVKEYNEKTASQAGSIIPAEITVYSDRSFTLTLRTPPAADLLRKAAGVDRGSGTPNRKEVGTITREQLRKLAEQKMSDLNAIDIAGAEKIISGTARSMGIRIVD, encoded by the coding sequence GTGGCAAAGAAAGTCGTTGGCGTTGTCAAACTCCAGCTGCCAGCAGGCAAGGCGACGCCCGCGCCGCCGGTAGGCCCGGCGCTCGGTAGCTATGGTATTAATATCATGGCTTTCGTGAAGGAGTACAACGAGAAGACCGCTAGCCAGGCCGGGAGCATCATCCCCGCCGAGATCACGGTCTACTCGGATCGCTCGTTCACACTGACGCTGCGCACGCCCCCTGCGGCGGATCTCCTGCGCAAGGCCGCAGGCGTCGACCGTGGCTCGGGCACCCCGAACCGCAAAGAGGTCGGCACGATCACCCGCGAGCAGCTGCGCAAGCTGGCCGAGCAGAAGATGAGCGATCTGAACGCGATCGACATCGCTGGCGCCGAGAAGATCATCTCGGGCACCGCCCGCAGCATGGGCATTCGGATCGTCGACTAG